The following are encoded together in the Kiritimatiellia bacterium genome:
- a CDS encoding amidophosphoribosyltransferase, protein MGGFFGVATKTADGSRDLFYGTDYHSHLGTMRGGMAVWQEGRIVRIIHDITNAPFRTKFEPERPRLRGPVGIGVISDTDDQPLTIRSSIGHYALVTVGAARNAAELQREVFRRGVHFAESRDDEVSLTELVAVLINQGADPVEGIRCVQEQLDGSCSLLLLIDGAILAARDRYGRTPVILGRREDAWAVTMETCAFPNLEFETVRELGPGEIVRVTPAGVETLVPPSNELRICAFLWVYYGYPASTYEGRNVEEMRNRSGAILARREQIDVDEVAGIPDSGVGHGLGYAAEAGIPYRRPFVKYTPTWPRSFMPQDPRERTRVARMKLIPITELIRNKRILFCEDSIVRGTQLRDTVRRLFVAGAREVHMRPACPPLLFRCPFLNFSRSHGEMDLIARRVIAEMTGSTGEPPAEALQPDSEFYGRMCERIAAALGLTSVRYQRLEDMATAIGLPLAKLCTYCWNRCG, encoded by the coding sequence TCCGCATCATCCACGACATCACCAACGCGCCGTTCCGAACGAAGTTCGAGCCGGAACGTCCTCGTCTGCGCGGCCCCGTGGGGATCGGCGTGATCAGCGATACCGACGACCAGCCCCTCACCATACGCTCGTCCATCGGCCACTACGCCCTCGTGACGGTAGGCGCTGCCCGAAACGCGGCCGAGCTACAACGCGAAGTGTTCCGCAGGGGCGTGCACTTTGCCGAGTCCCGCGACGATGAGGTCTCGCTGACCGAACTCGTCGCAGTGCTCATCAACCAGGGAGCCGACCCCGTCGAGGGGATTCGATGCGTGCAGGAGCAGCTCGACGGCTCGTGCTCGCTGCTCCTTTTAATCGACGGTGCCATTCTCGCCGCGCGCGACCGCTATGGGCGCACTCCCGTGATTCTCGGCCGCCGGGAGGACGCCTGGGCGGTGACGATGGAAACCTGCGCGTTCCCCAACCTGGAGTTCGAAACGGTCCGAGAGCTGGGACCCGGCGAAATCGTCCGTGTCACCCCCGCCGGGGTGGAGACGCTGGTGCCGCCGTCCAACGAGCTGCGCATTTGTGCCTTTTTGTGGGTGTACTACGGCTATCCCGCTTCCACCTACGAAGGCCGCAACGTTGAGGAGATGCGCAATCGGAGCGGTGCAATCCTCGCCCGCCGCGAGCAGATCGACGTCGATGAAGTCGCGGGGATTCCAGACTCCGGCGTCGGGCACGGACTGGGCTACGCCGCGGAGGCCGGCATCCCGTATCGTCGCCCCTTCGTGAAATACACTCCGACCTGGCCGCGCAGCTTCATGCCCCAGGATCCGCGGGAGCGCACACGGGTCGCGCGGATGAAGCTCATCCCGATCACCGAACTGATCCGCAACAAGCGCATTCTCTTTTGCGAGGACTCCATCGTGCGAGGTACTCAACTGCGGGACACCGTGCGCCGCCTCTTCGTCGCCGGCGCGCGGGAAGTGCACATGCGGCCCGCCTGCCCACCGTTGCTGTTCCGCTGCCCGTTTTTGAATTTCTCGCGATCGCACGGGGAGATGGACCTGATCGCCCGCCGCGTCATCGCCGAGATGACGGGCTCGACCGGCGAGCCACCTGCGGAAGCGCTCCAGCCGGATTCCGAGTTTTACGGGCGGATGTGCGAGCGCATCGCCGCAGCACTGGGCCTCACCAGCGTCCGGTATCAGCGGCTCGAGGACATGGCCACCGCGATCGGTCTGCCGCTCGCCAAACTCTGTACCTACTGCTGGAACCGATGCGGCTGA